GATCTCATCGGTTAAGCTTGTGTTAGGTTTGCATAGAGTAATAAAAGTTCGAATCTGAGTTAGGTTTATGCCTTGTTGTCTTTTCACTTACTGTTGTCTGATGATGGTGTTGTAGGCAATTAAGATTGTTTCTCATGACTTATCATTTCATATATGATTCAGACAAGTTTGTAATCCATCTCACCTGCGAAGCTTGTGTTAGGTTTGAATAGTGTAATAAAGATTCAATCTGAGTAGGCTTAggccttttgttgagtttgatttgatggtgctgtAGACAATTAAGATCTGTTTCTGTTGATTTATAAATCTGTAGGAGGAATTTGAGGAGCAGGCTGAGAAAGTCAAGAAGCTCACCGCGAGCCCATCGAACGAGGACTTGCTCATCCTCTACGGTCTCTACAAGCAAGCCACCGTTGGGCCAGTGACCACCAGTTAATATTattaccctttttttttctctctgcaCGCCTTAAGAAAGCTTCATTTTAAGATCCTGCGGTTTGCTTCTTGGTTCAACCTCTTCTTTTGTTTGATTCAAAGGTCGTCCTGGGATGTTCAGCATGAAGGAAAGAGCCAAGTGGGACGCTTGGAAGGCCGTTGAAGGTAATCCGCTTCATACTGAGTTGCTACTGGTTTGCTTGGAACCAATGTAGCTGGTGATTCTTGTCCCAAGTTCCATCACTTAACCGAATCTGACTTGTGATTGTTTTGGATGTCAGGGAAATCAACGGACGAAGCCATGAGTGACTACATCACTAAGGTGAAGCAACTCCTTGAAGCAGAGGCTTCCTCCGCTTCAGCTTGATGGTGTGATTTATTAAGTGCTCTTATGCAGTAATTCTATCTAAGCTTCAAATAACTTTTAGCATAAGACGTGTTCTTTActtcttgtgtgttttctaGCGTTAAGAATCTTTTGATGCAAAATTGAAGTGATTTGTGCAATTTAGTAACGTGTACGCATTATCTCTTTTAATGTCGCTGTTAATCAAACTCCTCGAAATATTTTACACATGTATAAACAGTTAAACACAAAACACACGGCCCTCAGTCCACAAAGGTAAGTGATGTCCAGGCGCAACCTCTGCGCGTATGATAATTATGCTTCACGTCATTTTCATGtatttgtaaatttgtaatcaaTGTTAATGGGCTCTAATTTTGAGCAATTTATGGGCTTTTATCAGATTCATTTCTTAATCGAGCCGGTTAGCTTACAAAACAAACGGACATAAAATTAGTGCACGCTGAACCGAACCGGCGTAGCTTATTTAGGTGGGGGTATTGGATTTAGATGTTTGAATGAATTTGAATGAATTATAGTTTCCATTAAATTATATTGTTATTCAATTACGGATTTCAttaattctttcaaattcttgTGTTATTGGATTAAAAATTTGTAACCACCTTTCTAATTACTTTAAattctagtgttattcaatatTCAGTAGATTTTGTAGTAATGGCATTTCAAAGgaatttaatggaaaatatatagtaaaaatgtGAAGAACCAATTCCCTACTTTTATGATGAGATTTGTCATCATTGtaagaaaacacaaaatattgttGGATATGAAGTAGTTGACGATCAAAGTAACAAAATATTCACATTCGTtaatgcttcttttttttcttacgtAATGAGAACAAagtgaaaaaaattgaaataacaaaaatgtttCCCATCGTCAAAGTGCTAgtattttaatatgtaaagtTTTATGCAACGTCTACAAATAATATACCCGTATTTTGAAATCTCTACAAAATagtaattatcaaaaattctaattacaaaatttcaaattgttgttgataatatattttaataaataatatatcataaaatcttAACAAAGTAGTACCTATTGTTTTTCTGAATGAGTTTTTGTTAGATCATCTTCTATATATTCTAGTCAATCCTATAttaaaaaatctcaaatccatATAAAATAGttcgtatttttttttataaagtttttagaTTGCTTCACCTATATATAGTAGTTGTAATTGTTATTTTCCTTTCagttttatgattaaaataatgttctttATCTTTTCAATATACAAAGATTCAAAAGTTTCACATATTTTAGAGAAAGTGATATTCTATTAAATTTATGTACATTCCATTAAAATccataagaaaagaaaacaaaagaaaattataaatgcaTTAAAGTCTCATCAAATCTTTTAAACTACTGCAAAAATTCTTATTTATTAATTCAATCAAATTCTATTAAATTCCTAGATCGAATaccttcgtcttcttcttcctcctacCTACTAAAGAAATTACAGAATGAGAACTCTGGAATTAGCTTTATCGCCACCTCCGGCATCTTATATTCCTTCTTTCAATCTTATCTCCACCACACAAAGCGTCGGAATTAATGTGCAGACCAGCTTCGATGTGCAGCTTCTCCTAAGGAGACCCAAACACCAAAACCCAGAACCCGTCGTCGTCCCTCAACCCCAGATTCCGATAGTCAGACCTCAAATTCCAATTCCTCGTTGCTCGACTACCGATATTCTCCGAATCATGGACTCTCTGTCTCTACCTGGTAACGAAGACCTATACACTTGTCTTGCCAAGGAATCAACCAGCGAACGCGATCAGCGTGGAGCTTACGAACTAACAGTTCATATCATGAAGTCAAGTGTAAGACCCAGAACGACGTTCCTCAACCGTCTTCTCCTGTTGCACGTGTCATGTGGTCGTCTTGATACGGCACGCCAGGTGTTCGATAGAATGCCTCACAGAGATTTTCATTCCTGGGCTATCGTTATCCTCGGCTATATTGAGATGGGTGATTTTGAAGAAGCTGCTTTGCTCTTTGTTTCTATGTTGAAACACCAGAACGCTGCTTCCAAGATCACGCCTTGGATCATGGGCTGCGTTCTAAAAGCGTCTGCTATGATCagagatttgggtttagggcaacAGTTACATGGCTTCTGTCAGAAGCTAGGGtttatagaggaagaagactCATGTCTCTCCGGTTCCTTGATACGCTTCTACGGGGAGTTCGGATGCTTGGAAGACGCTAATCTTGTGCTGCACCAGCTCTCCAATGCTGACACCGTTGTTTGGGCAGCCAAGGTTAGTAACGACTACAGAGAAGGGGAATTTCAACAGGTGATCCGCGATTTCATAGAAATGGGTAAGCACGGGGTCCAGAAGAATGCTTTGGTATTCTCTAGCGTTTTGAAAGCAAGCACATGGGTCAGTGACGGTGGGAGAAGCGGTGGAGGAGTGCACGCAGATGCTATAAAGCTCGGGTTTGACTCGGATTGTCTGATCCGATGTCGGTTAATTGAAATGTATGGCAAGTATGGGAAGGTGAAAGATGCAGAGAAGGCGTTCATGAGTAGAGAGGATGACACGAATGTTAGTTGCTGGAACGCTATGGTTGCGGGTTATATGCAGAATGGGTGTTATATTGAAGCCATCAAGC
This region of Brassica napus cultivar Da-Ae chromosome C5, Da-Ae, whole genome shotgun sequence genomic DNA includes:
- the LOC106371833 gene encoding pentatricopeptide repeat-containing protein At1g31790 — protein: MRTLELALSPPPASYIPSFNLISTTQSVGINVQTSFDVQLLLRRPKHQNPEPVVVPQPQIPIVRPQIPIPRCSTTDILRIMDSLSLPGNEDLYTCLAKESTSERDQRGAYELTVHIMKSSVRPRTTFLNRLLLLHVSCGRLDTARQVFDRMPHRDFHSWAIVILGYIEMGDFEEAALLFVSMLKHQNAASKITPWIMGCVLKASAMIRDLGLGQQLHGFCQKLGFIEEEDSCLSGSLIRFYGEFGCLEDANLVLHQLSNADTVVWAAKVSNDYREGEFQQVIRDFIEMGKHGVQKNALVFSSVLKASTWVSDGGRSGGGVHADAIKLGFDSDCLIRCRLIEMYGKYGKVKDAEKAFMSREDDTNVSCWNAMVAGYMQNGCYIEAIKLLYQMKAHL
- the LOC106382012 gene encoding acyl-CoA-binding protein-like; protein product: MGLKEEFEEQAEKVKKLTASPSNEDLLILYGLYKQATVGPVTTSRPGMFSMKERAKWDAWKAVEGKSTDEAMSDYITKVKQLLEAEASSASA